One window of Quercus robur chromosome 5, dhQueRobu3.1, whole genome shotgun sequence genomic DNA carries:
- the LOC126724817 gene encoding uncharacterized protein LOC126724817, with amino-acid sequence MARKGKRKGKGISESQDSQLQETQSTRPSFDHNEVSEQELSQTLRPSSDPQTDEGAHQASNSLLIGTNVGSKKRGRGKAKGINAGDGEIEVEIYDGKIITPKATREITILFHQKFKGAWTTFTEYPNSELETLYARYRAQCFKHKQPDEEVKKAFIESVKHRYSDWMFRIRNPIFQKYEAKEDRYKNGPSFIPTPFWKEMVDKWMMGDWGEKSLKNKGNRNKSKIFSTTGSVPMAKYRYEMYLETGSEPSPIDCFKKFHTKKDGKEWATDHAKTLYEKMDAIKAKAVSEGTKTNDYQIFREVVGEPSHGRVLGMGIGIKAKDVYGSTSSGKGCSKRCREDFTKEKEDSEARLREEMDSKLAKVVAKLEEKFAQKLQSMGILQQSDIDPATTDGTSGDEEDNSNNDIEVENNLESDSEED; translated from the exons ATGGCAAGGAAAGGTAAGAGGAAAGGTAAAGGCATTAGTGAGTCTCAAGACTCTCAACTACAAGAAACTCAGTCAACTAGGCCTTCCTTTGATCATAATGAAGTTTCTGAGCAGGAGCTCTCACAAACTCTACGTCCATCATCTGACCCTCAAACTGATGAAGGAGCACATCAGGCCTCCAATTCCCTTTTAATAG GTACTAATGTTGGATCAAAAAAGAGGGGTCGAGGAAAGGCTAAAGGCATCAATGCTGGAGATGGTGAAATAGAGGTTGAGATTTATGATGGCAA AATTATTACACCAAAAGCCACTCGAGAGATTACCATTctttttcaccaaaaatttaAAGGAGCTTGGACAACTTTTACAGAATACCCAAATTCTGAGCTAGAGACTTTATATGCTCGATACAGAGCTCAATGCTTTAAGCATAAGCAGCCTGATGAGGAAGTCAAGAAGGCATTTATAGAATCAGTGAAACACCGCTATTCTGATTGGATGTTTCGCATTAGAAATCCTATTTTTCAGAAGTACGAAGCGAAAGAAGATCGTTACAAGAATGGTCCGTCCTTCATTCCTACACCTTTTTGGAAAGAGATGGTGGATAAATGGATGATGGGAGATTGGGGG gagaaaagtttgaaaaataaggGTAACAGAAATAAGTCTAAAATTTTCTCCACTACAGGTTCTGTACCAATGGCCAAGTACAGATATGAAATG TATCTTGAGACGGGCTCTGAGCCTAGCCCCATTGATTGCTTTAAGAAATTTCACACAAAGAAGGATGGCAAAGAATGGGCAACTGATCATGCTAAGACATTATAT GAAAAAATGGATGCCATAAAGGCCAAAGCTGTTTCTGAAGGGACTAAGACAAATGATTATCAGATCTTTCGTGAAGTGGTTGGTGAACCAAGTCATGGTCGTGTTCTTGGCATGGGAATAGGTATTAAGGCTAAGGATGTGTACGGCTCAACTTCATCGGGTAAAGGATGTAGCAAACGTTGCAGAGAGgattttacaaaagaaaaagaagattcgGAGGCTCGTCTTAGAGAGGAAATGGATTCCAAACTTGCAAAAGTTGTGGCGAAGCTTGAGGAGAAGTTTGCTCAAAAGTTGCAGTCGATGGGCATACTACAACAATCTGACATAGATCCAGCTACCACG gatgGTACTAGCGGAGATGAAGAGGACAACTCAAACAATGACATAGAGGTTGAAAACAACTTGGAGAGTGACTCAGAGGAAGACTAA